A portion of the Streptomyces coeruleoprunus genome contains these proteins:
- a CDS encoding RICIN domain-containing protein, with amino-acid sequence MKSVLRAAVAAFGSAVLLLAGTTAANAAPADEEATYVHIVNRNSGQCLAVPGGSTQQGTGLIQWGCGSWNDHYWTFRYAFSSGGLNYYQLENLNSHQCLAVPGASTQQGTQVIQWPCGTWKDHYWGVRPTSNGAQLVNWNSRQCLAIEGGSLTAGAKAIQWPCGTWRDHYWTW; translated from the coding sequence GTGAAGTCCGTCTTACGCGCCGCCGTGGCCGCATTCGGCTCGGCCGTCCTGCTGCTCGCCGGAACCACCGCCGCGAACGCCGCGCCGGCCGACGAGGAAGCCACCTATGTGCACATCGTGAACCGCAACAGCGGCCAGTGCCTGGCCGTCCCCGGCGGTTCCACACAGCAGGGCACCGGGCTCATCCAGTGGGGCTGCGGCAGCTGGAACGACCACTACTGGACGTTCCGCTACGCCTTCAGCAGCGGCGGGCTGAACTACTACCAGCTGGAGAACCTCAACAGCCACCAGTGCCTCGCCGTGCCCGGCGCCAGCACCCAGCAGGGCACGCAGGTCATCCAGTGGCCGTGCGGCACCTGGAAGGACCACTACTGGGGCGTCCGCCCCACCTCCAACGGCGCCCAGCTCGTGAACTGGAACAGCCGCCAGTGCCTGGCCATCGAGGGCGGCAGCCTGACCGCCGGCGCCAAGGCCATCCAGTGGCCCTGCGGCACCTGGCGGGACCACTACTGGACCTGGTAG
- the gatC gene encoding Asp-tRNA(Asn)/Glu-tRNA(Gln) amidotransferase subunit GatC: MPGITREEVAHLARLARLELSGEELDHFATQLDDIIGAVARVSEVADQDVPPTSHPLPLTNVMRADEVRPSLTPEQALSGAPAQEQQRFKVPQILGED, from the coding sequence ATGCCTGGCATCACGCGCGAGGAGGTCGCCCACCTCGCCCGGCTGGCGCGTCTGGAGCTGTCCGGCGAAGAGCTCGACCACTTCGCCACGCAGCTCGACGACATCATCGGCGCGGTCGCCCGCGTCTCCGAGGTCGCCGACCAAGACGTCCCGCCGACCTCCCACCCGCTGCCGCTGACCAATGTCATGCGCGCGGACGAGGTCCGTCCGTCGCTCACCCCCGAGCAGGCGCTCTCCGGCGCCCCCGCCCAGGAGCAGCAGCGTTTCAAGGTGCCGCAGATCCTTGGGGAGGACTGA
- a CDS encoding bifunctional diguanylate cyclase/phosphodiesterase produces MKPTESAAPVSRPRARQAVTAACAGLQARLPVIVVALAGITLASGFYGAVRHGHALFPSGTTGWSLAVLTGIVVGHLVALGRDRWWGGTGSGAALTLAVLLLYGWVPAGLVSLAVVVLVGAARRHRWRQGLLHGAADVLGIGSAALVLAAFGDVPSVERPWEPLEWGIAAVPEVSLAAGTYLVVTRLVLWYTLAPPAGGLPTAARTALLRQGLVAVALLGIAPLICVVAVSLPVLLPLFAVPLIALDSTLWIARARAEEQLRDPLTGLPNRQWLLERTWTALEAAEADGVRAALVLIDLDRFRSVNDTLGHLAGDRLLLQIAERLRLALPRGAEAARLGGDEFAVLLPTADSTTSAQRVARHLAAELSSPLDLDGLTLVLEASAGVAVFPDHALDAEGLLQRADVAMYQAKRDRTGVEVYESKRDSNTPDRLGLLGDLRRALDAGEVELHYQPKVRFDGHVAGLEALVRWVHPERGRVPPDEFIAIAESSGLMPHLTEYVLETALGQVAQWRAQGLEVPVAVNVSPRDVHSPGFAGAVAARLARHGVPAGALQLEITEHVLLEDPQRAADTLAGLTGHGVKMSLDDFGTGYSSLVHLRRLPVSELKIDRSFVARLAVDTEDAEIVRCTVDLAHSLGLLVVAEGVEDDETWERLRDLGCDAVQGWLVAAAMPPAETTAWLRARGERGWHRPAAALPPSPSDEPSGQTVT; encoded by the coding sequence ATGAAACCGACCGAGAGTGCCGCCCCGGTCTCACGGCCGCGTGCGCGCCAGGCCGTCACCGCGGCCTGCGCCGGCCTGCAGGCCAGGCTGCCCGTCATCGTGGTGGCGCTCGCCGGAATCACCCTGGCGAGCGGGTTCTACGGCGCCGTGCGCCACGGCCACGCGCTCTTCCCCAGCGGCACCACCGGCTGGTCCCTCGCCGTCCTCACCGGCATCGTCGTCGGCCACCTCGTCGCACTCGGCCGCGACCGCTGGTGGGGCGGCACCGGCTCCGGCGCCGCCCTCACCCTCGCCGTGCTGCTCCTGTACGGCTGGGTGCCCGCCGGCCTGGTCAGCCTCGCCGTCGTCGTCCTCGTCGGCGCCGCCCGCCGCCACCGCTGGCGACAGGGCCTGCTGCACGGCGCCGCGGACGTCCTCGGCATCGGCTCCGCCGCCCTGGTCCTCGCCGCGTTCGGAGACGTGCCGTCCGTCGAACGGCCGTGGGAACCCCTCGAATGGGGGATCGCCGCCGTCCCGGAGGTCTCGCTCGCCGCCGGCACCTATCTGGTGGTGACCCGGCTCGTCCTGTGGTACACGCTGGCGCCGCCGGCCGGCGGGCTGCCCACGGCCGCCCGCACCGCGCTGCTGCGCCAGGGCCTCGTCGCCGTCGCCCTGCTCGGCATCGCCCCGCTCATCTGCGTCGTGGCGGTCTCCCTGCCCGTGCTGCTGCCGCTTTTCGCCGTGCCTTTAATCGCCCTCGACTCCACGCTGTGGATCGCCCGCGCCCGGGCCGAGGAACAGCTGCGCGACCCGCTCACCGGACTCCCCAACCGGCAGTGGCTGCTGGAGCGCACCTGGACCGCGCTGGAGGCCGCCGAGGCCGACGGCGTCCGCGCCGCGCTCGTCCTGATCGACCTCGACCGCTTCCGTTCGGTCAACGACACGCTCGGCCACCTGGCCGGCGACCGGCTGCTCCTCCAGATCGCCGAGCGGCTGCGCCTCGCCCTGCCGCGCGGCGCCGAGGCGGCACGGCTGGGCGGCGACGAGTTCGCCGTCCTCCTGCCGACCGCCGACTCCACGACGAGCGCCCAGCGGGTCGCCCGCCACCTGGCCGCCGAGCTGTCCTCGCCGCTCGACCTCGACGGGCTGACGCTCGTCCTGGAGGCCAGCGCCGGCGTCGCCGTCTTCCCCGACCACGCCCTCGACGCCGAGGGCCTCCTCCAGCGCGCCGACGTCGCCATGTACCAGGCGAAGCGGGACCGCACGGGCGTCGAGGTGTACGAGTCGAAGCGCGACTCCAACACCCCCGACCGGCTCGGACTCCTCGGCGACCTCCGCCGCGCCCTGGACGCCGGCGAGGTCGAACTGCACTACCAGCCGAAGGTCCGCTTCGACGGCCACGTCGCCGGCCTGGAGGCCCTGGTCCGCTGGGTGCACCCCGAGCGCGGCCGGGTCCCCCCGGACGAGTTCATCGCGATCGCCGAGTCGTCCGGCCTGATGCCGCACCTCACCGAGTACGTCCTGGAGACCGCACTCGGCCAGGTCGCCCAGTGGCGCGCCCAGGGCCTGGAGGTGCCCGTCGCGGTGAACGTCTCGCCGCGCGACGTCCACAGCCCCGGCTTCGCCGGCGCCGTCGCCGCGCGCCTGGCCCGCCACGGCGTCCCCGCCGGAGCCCTCCAGCTGGAGATAACCGAACACGTGCTCCTGGAGGACCCGCAGCGCGCCGCCGACACCCTCGCCGGACTCACCGGGCACGGCGTGAAGATGTCCCTGGACGACTTCGGCACCGGCTACTCGTCCCTGGTCCACCTGCGCCGCCTCCCGGTCAGCGAACTGAAGATCGACCGCTCGTTCGTGGCGCGCCTCGCCGTCGACACCGAGGACGCCGAGATCGTCCGCTGCACCGTGGACCTCGCCCACTCCCTGGGCCTGCTCGTGGTCGCCGAGGGCGTCGAGGACGACGAGACCTGGGAGCGGCTGCGCGACCTGGGCTGCGACGCGGTGCAGGGGTGGCTGGTGGCCGCGGCGATGCCGCCGGCGGAGACCACGGCGTGGCTGCGGGCCCGGGGCGAGCGCGGCTGGCACCGGCCTGCGGCCGCGCTGCCGCCGTCGCCCTCCGACGAGCCGTCGGGGCAGACGGTCACGTAG
- a CDS encoding phosphocholine-specific phospholipase C codes for MSPEISRRRLLALGGGALGAAAGSLLPPSLQAALAAGPPAGGLDAIRHVVVLMQENRSFDHYFGTLRGVRGFGDRNAVELPSGTPVFEQPGALGRTVLPFPVRGAAEAQKKDLQYIGDLDHSWSGGARAWRDGWMDGWVSAKTAATMAYYDRRDLPLHYELADTFTICDAYHSSIHTSTSPNRNHLWSGWTGYEADGTRAVTNAAYAEGSHPGYPWTTYAERLEAAGRTWQTYTEWENFTDNNIEFFTTFKKIARKALARTGGHTYMESFYAAVRETADTAERDRLLAALEDGVAALTPAERSLFERGLRRVPTGTLADRFRADVAAGTLPEVSYLVPSAIDSEHPGSSSPIASATLVYKILDALGAHPEVWRHTVLLINYDENDGFFDHVPPPVPPAGTAEERWKGLPTGLGIRVPLLVVSPWSVGGYVCSEVFDHTSVIRFLERWTGVEEPNITSWRRTVTGDLTSAFDFRRAHRQPPVDQPGPIPPFTGRWRPQPPLVQHRPVQEPGTRPARPLPYQPDAHGRLDGDALQVTLTNTGSASAPLALYPYAGEFPAPQHREVRGTAQWRVPLTGAAYRFTITGPNGFRREFAGSAAPAGGAEVSSRLDPDERDLHLTLRNTGPAPVTFTVRPLGYADEDDLADWVRRITVKPGRSRTVVHSAADAQGWYDVEVTAPEGFRRRLMGHVENGRASVSG; via the coding sequence ATGTCACCGGAAATCTCACGCAGGAGGCTGCTCGCGCTCGGCGGGGGCGCGCTCGGCGCCGCCGCGGGATCGCTGCTGCCGCCGTCGCTGCAGGCCGCCCTGGCCGCGGGACCGCCCGCCGGGGGCCTGGACGCGATCCGGCACGTCGTCGTCCTGATGCAGGAGAACCGTTCCTTCGACCACTACTTCGGCACCCTGCGCGGCGTCCGCGGCTTCGGCGACCGCAACGCCGTCGAACTGCCCTCCGGCACCCCGGTGTTCGAGCAGCCCGGTGCGCTCGGCCGTACCGTCCTGCCCTTCCCCGTCCGGGGCGCCGCCGAGGCGCAGAAGAAGGACCTCCAGTACATCGGCGACCTCGACCACTCCTGGAGCGGAGGCGCCAGGGCCTGGCGCGACGGCTGGATGGACGGCTGGGTGTCCGCCAAGACCGCCGCGACCATGGCGTACTACGACCGGCGGGACCTGCCGCTCCACTACGAGCTGGCCGACACGTTCACCATCTGCGACGCGTACCACTCCTCCATCCACACCTCCACCAGCCCCAACCGCAACCACCTGTGGTCCGGCTGGACCGGCTACGAGGCCGACGGCACCCGCGCGGTCACCAACGCCGCCTACGCGGAGGGCAGCCACCCCGGCTACCCGTGGACGACCTACGCCGAGCGGCTCGAAGCGGCCGGCCGCACCTGGCAGACGTACACCGAGTGGGAGAACTTCACCGACAACAACATCGAGTTCTTCACCACCTTCAAGAAGATCGCCCGCAAGGCCCTCGCCCGGACCGGCGGCCACACCTACATGGAGTCCTTCTACGCCGCCGTCCGCGAGACCGCCGACACCGCCGAGCGCGACCGGCTCCTCGCCGCGCTGGAGGACGGCGTCGCGGCCCTGACCCCCGCGGAGCGGTCCCTGTTCGAGCGCGGGCTGCGCCGCGTGCCCACCGGCACCCTCGCCGACCGCTTCCGCGCCGACGTCGCCGCGGGCACGCTGCCCGAGGTGTCGTACCTCGTTCCGTCCGCGATCGACTCCGAGCACCCCGGCTCGTCCTCGCCGATCGCCTCGGCCACCCTCGTCTACAAGATCCTCGACGCCCTGGGCGCCCACCCCGAGGTGTGGCGCCACACCGTCCTGCTGATCAACTACGACGAGAACGACGGCTTCTTCGACCACGTCCCGCCGCCCGTGCCGCCCGCCGGCACCGCGGAGGAGCGCTGGAAGGGCCTGCCGACGGGCCTCGGCATCCGCGTCCCGCTGCTCGTCGTGTCGCCCTGGAGCGTCGGCGGATACGTGTGCTCCGAGGTCTTCGACCACACGTCCGTGATCCGCTTCCTGGAACGCTGGACCGGCGTCGAAGAGCCCAACATCACCTCCTGGCGGCGCACCGTCACCGGCGACCTGACCTCGGCCTTCGACTTCCGGCGTGCCCATCGGCAGCCCCCGGTGGACCAGCCGGGGCCGATCCCGCCGTTCACCGGCCGCTGGCGCCCGCAGCCGCCGCTGGTGCAGCACAGGCCCGTCCAGGAGCCCGGAACGCGGCCGGCCCGCCCGCTGCCGTACCAGCCGGACGCCCACGGGCGCCTCGACGGGGACGCCCTCCAGGTCACGCTCACCAACACCGGCAGCGCGAGCGCCCCGCTGGCGCTCTACCCGTACGCCGGCGAGTTCCCCGCCCCGCAGCACCGGGAGGTAAGGGGCACCGCGCAATGGAGGGTGCCCCTTACCGGCGCCGCCTACCGCTTCACGATCACCGGTCCCAACGGCTTCCGCCGCGAGTTCGCGGGCAGCGCCGCGCCCGCCGGCGGCGCCGAGGTCTCCTCGCGCCTCGACCCCGACGAGCGCGACCTGCACCTCACCCTGCGGAACACCGGCCCGGCGCCGGTCACCTTCACGGTCCGCCCGCTCGGCTACGCCGACGAGGACGACCTCGCCGACTGGGTCCGGCGGATCACCGTCAAGCCCGGCCGCAGCCGCACGGTCGTCCACTCCGCCGCCGACGCCCAGGGCTGGTACGACGTCGAGGTGACCGCCCCCGAGGGCTTCCGCCGGCGGCTCATGGGCCATGTCGAGAACGGCCGCGCGAGCGTCTCCGGCTGA
- the gatB gene encoding Asp-tRNA(Asn)/Glu-tRNA(Gln) amidotransferase subunit GatB codes for MTVTTDLVSYEDALATFEPVMGLEVHVELGTKTKMFCGCSTELGAEPNTQTCPVCLGMPGALPVVNATGVESAIKIGLALNCEIAEWCRFARKNYFYPDMPKNFQTSQYDEPIAYNGYLDVQLEDGEVFRVEIERAHMEEDTGKSTHVGGATGRIHGASHSLLDYNRAGIPLIEIVTKPIVGAGDRAPEVAKAYVAELRALIRALGVSEARMEMGQMRCDVNLSLRPIGTEKFGTRSETKNVNSLRSVERAVRYEVQRHAAVLIGGGTIVQETRHFHEDDGSTTSGRVKEEAEDYRYFPEPDLVPVAPSREWVEKLRADLPELPRVRRNRLREEWGVSEHDMQSILNAGALDLIVATAEAGAPADQARKWWMGELARNANESGKSLDELPITPAQVARVTALVASGDLNDKLARQVIEGVLAGEGDPDTVVEKRGLKVVSDEGALSTAVDEAIAANGAIADKIRGGKVAAAGALVGAVMKATRGQADAARVRELILEKLGVTEG; via the coding sequence GTGACCGTCACGACTGACCTGGTGTCGTACGAGGACGCCCTCGCCACCTTCGAGCCCGTCATGGGCCTGGAGGTGCACGTCGAACTCGGCACCAAGACCAAGATGTTCTGCGGCTGCTCGACCGAGCTGGGCGCCGAGCCGAACACCCAGACCTGCCCGGTCTGCCTCGGCATGCCCGGCGCGCTGCCCGTCGTCAACGCGACCGGCGTCGAGTCCGCCATCAAGATCGGCCTGGCGCTGAACTGCGAGATCGCCGAGTGGTGCCGCTTCGCCCGGAAGAACTACTTCTATCCGGACATGCCGAAGAACTTCCAGACCTCCCAGTACGACGAGCCCATCGCCTACAACGGCTACCTGGACGTCCAGCTGGAGGACGGCGAGGTCTTCCGCGTGGAGATCGAGCGCGCCCACATGGAGGAGGACACCGGCAAGTCGACCCACGTCGGCGGCGCCACCGGCCGGATCCACGGCGCGTCCCACTCCCTGCTGGACTACAACCGCGCCGGCATCCCGCTCATCGAGATCGTCACCAAGCCGATCGTCGGCGCCGGTGACCGCGCCCCCGAGGTCGCCAAGGCGTACGTCGCCGAGCTGCGCGCCCTCATCCGCGCGCTCGGCGTGTCCGAGGCCCGCATGGAGATGGGCCAGATGCGCTGCGACGTGAACCTGTCGCTGCGCCCGATCGGCACGGAGAAGTTCGGCACCCGCAGCGAGACGAAGAACGTCAACTCGCTGCGGTCGGTCGAGCGGGCCGTCCGCTACGAGGTCCAGCGGCACGCCGCGGTCCTCATCGGCGGCGGCACGATCGTCCAGGAGACCCGCCACTTCCACGAGGACGACGGCTCGACGACCTCCGGTCGCGTCAAGGAGGAGGCCGAGGACTACCGGTACTTCCCGGAGCCCGACCTCGTCCCGGTCGCCCCGTCCCGCGAGTGGGTCGAGAAGCTCCGCGCCGACCTGCCCGAGCTGCCGCGCGTGCGCCGCAACCGGCTGCGCGAGGAGTGGGGCGTGTCCGAGCACGACATGCAGTCCATCCTCAACGCGGGCGCGCTCGACCTGATCGTCGCCACGGCCGAGGCGGGCGCCCCGGCCGACCAGGCCCGCAAGTGGTGGATGGGCGAGCTGGCCCGTAACGCCAACGAGTCCGGCAAGAGCCTGGACGAGCTGCCGATCACCCCGGCACAGGTGGCCCGGGTCACCGCGCTCGTCGCGTCGGGCGACCTCAACGACAAGCTGGCCCGCCAGGTCATCGAGGGCGTGCTGGCCGGCGAGGGCGACCCGGACACCGTCGTCGAGAAGCGCGGCCTCAAGGTCGTCTCCGACGAGGGTGCCCTGAGCACCGCCGTCGACGAGGCCATCGCCGCCAACGGCGCCATCGCGGACAAGATCCGCGGCGGCAAGGTCGCGGCGGCCGGCGCGCTGGTCGGCGCGGTCATGAAGGCCACGCGCGGCCAGGCCGACGCGGCCCGGGTGCGCGAGCTGATCCTGGAGAAGCTGGGCGTCACGGAGGGCTGA
- the gatA gene encoding Asp-tRNA(Asn)/Glu-tRNA(Gln) amidotransferase subunit GatA, whose amino-acid sequence MMDIVKLTAAEIAGKIASGELTAVEVTEAHLARIAAVDEKVNAFLHVDREGALAQARAVDAKRERGEKLGPLAGVPLALKDIFTTKNMPTTVGSKILEGWLPPYDATLVEKLRAADIVVLGKTNMDEFAMGSSTENSAYGPTGNPWDLTRIPGGSGGGSSAALASYEAPLAIGTDTGGSIRQPAAVTGTVGVKPTYGAVSRYGMVAFSSSLDQGGPCARTVLDAALLHEVIAGHDPMDSTSIDAPVPAVVEAARNGSVQGMRVGVVKQFRGEGYQAGVLQRFDESVELLKELGAEIVELDCPSFDLALSAYYLIAPSECSSNLARFDGLRYGLRTGDDGSRSAEEVTSLTREAGFGAEVKRRIMLGTYALSSGYYDAYYGSAQKVRTLITRDFEKAFEQVDVIVSPTTPTTAFPIGERADDPMAMYLADLCTIPTNLAGNAAMSLPCGLAPEDNLPVGLQIIAPALQDDRLYKVGAAVEAAFVARWGHPLLEEAPSL is encoded by the coding sequence ATGATGGACATCGTCAAGCTGACCGCGGCCGAGATCGCCGGGAAGATCGCCTCCGGCGAGCTGACCGCCGTCGAGGTCACCGAGGCCCACCTGGCCCGGATCGCCGCCGTCGACGAGAAGGTCAACGCCTTCCTGCACGTCGACCGCGAGGGCGCCCTCGCCCAGGCCCGCGCCGTCGACGCCAAGCGCGAGCGCGGCGAGAAGCTCGGCCCGCTCGCGGGCGTGCCGCTCGCCCTGAAGGACATCTTCACCACGAAGAACATGCCGACGACCGTCGGCTCCAAGATCCTCGAGGGCTGGCTCCCGCCGTACGACGCGACGCTCGTCGAGAAGCTGCGCGCGGCCGACATCGTCGTCCTCGGCAAGACCAACATGGACGAGTTCGCCATGGGGTCCTCCACCGAGAACAGCGCCTACGGCCCCACCGGCAACCCCTGGGACCTCACCCGTATCCCGGGCGGCTCCGGCGGCGGCTCGTCCGCCGCGCTCGCCTCGTACGAGGCGCCGCTCGCCATCGGCACCGACACCGGAGGCTCCATCCGCCAGCCCGCGGCCGTCACCGGCACGGTCGGCGTGAAGCCGACGTACGGCGCGGTGTCCCGCTACGGCATGGTGGCGTTCTCCAGCAGCCTCGACCAGGGCGGCCCCTGCGCCCGTACGGTCCTGGACGCGGCGCTCCTGCACGAGGTGATCGCCGGGCACGACCCGATGGACTCCACCTCCATCGACGCGCCGGTCCCGGCGGTCGTCGAGGCCGCCCGCAACGGCAGCGTCCAGGGCATGCGCGTCGGCGTCGTGAAGCAGTTCCGCGGCGAGGGCTACCAGGCCGGCGTCCTGCAGCGGTTCGACGAGTCGGTCGAGCTGCTCAAGGAGCTGGGCGCCGAGATCGTCGAGCTGGACTGCCCGTCCTTCGACCTGGCGCTCTCCGCGTACTACCTGATCGCGCCCTCCGAGTGCTCCTCCAACCTCGCCCGCTTCGACGGCCTGCGCTACGGCCTGCGGACCGGCGACGACGGCTCGCGCTCCGCCGAGGAGGTCACCTCGCTGACCCGCGAGGCCGGCTTCGGCGCCGAGGTGAAGCGCCGCATCATGCTCGGCACGTACGCGCTCAGCTCCGGCTACTACGACGCGTACTACGGCTCGGCGCAGAAGGTCCGCACGCTCATCACGCGCGACTTCGAGAAGGCCTTCGAGCAGGTCGACGTGATCGTCTCGCCGACGACGCCGACCACCGCGTTCCCCATCGGCGAGCGCGCCGACGACCCGATGGCGATGTACCTCGCGGACCTCTGCACCATCCCGACCAACCTGGCCGGCAACGCCGCCATGTCGCTGCCCTGCGGCCTGGCGCCGGAGGACAACCTGCCGGTCGGACTGCAGATCATCGCCCCGGCCCTGCAGGACGACCGCCTCTACAAGGTGGGCGCCGCGGTCGAGGCCGCGTTCGTGGCACGCTGGGGCCACCCGCTGCTTGAGGAGGCTCCGTCGCTGTGA
- a CDS encoding MMPL family transporter, with protein sequence MAAIARWCIRHRLAAVLLWLVAFAGVTAAAGALGSAYSNDYEVPGTESGRAVAVLDETFPGRGGDSGTIVWHTEHGSVRAADVEQRMTTMLDEVEDLPGVAAVTGPYGSADVTEAAQAQGQARATAAEPGTAHAAQAAQASDAAGQGQISDDGRTAYATVTFDRQADDIPHEQARALVDTARAASGDGVQVEVGGSIAALTEGGGAHIAEIVGVAVAALVLFVAFGSLAASLLPIATALVSVGTAYSGIVLLGHLMTVADFAPMLGMLIGLGVGIDYALFIVTRHRKGLKRGLSVPEAAQNAVATTGRAVVFAGATVCIALLGMLILRLSFLNGVAIAASLTVILTVAASVTLLPALLSLIGMRALSRRERRRLVEHGPQPELPTGLAARWSAFVERHPKKLGAVAAVVMLVLALPTLSLRLGTSDQGNNPASSTTRQAYDLLADGFGPGVNGPLTLVAELEGPNDRLAMNELPAQLRATAGVESVGPLTYSGNGQTAVVTVVPDSAPQSQQTSDLVDRLRADVLPTAEHGTSLDVHVGGVTAAYDDFAQVIIGKLPLFVGVVIALGCLLLLLAFRSLGIPLKAAAMNVAAVASAFGIVVAIFQWGWGTELLGLGRAGPIEPFLPVIAVSVLFGLSMDYQVFLVSRMYEEWLETGDNRRAVRVGLAETSRVINSAAVIMIAVFLAFVLSGDRVIAMFGIGLAAAVALDAFVLRTLLVPALMHMLGGANWWLPRSLDRILPRISIEPPECREPARAKIPRERASGDGELVP encoded by the coding sequence TTGGCAGCCATCGCCCGGTGGTGCATCCGCCACCGCCTCGCCGCCGTCCTGCTGTGGCTCGTCGCGTTCGCCGGCGTCACGGCGGCCGCCGGTGCCCTCGGCTCCGCGTACTCCAACGACTACGAGGTCCCGGGCACCGAGTCCGGCCGCGCCGTCGCCGTACTGGACGAGACCTTCCCCGGCAGGGGAGGCGACAGCGGCACCATCGTCTGGCACACCGAGCACGGCAGCGTCCGCGCCGCCGACGTCGAGCAGCGCATGACCACCATGCTGGACGAGGTCGAGGACCTGCCCGGCGTCGCCGCCGTCACCGGCCCGTACGGCTCCGCCGACGTCACCGAGGCCGCCCAGGCACAGGGCCAGGCCCGAGCCACGGCCGCCGAGCCCGGGACGGCCCACGCCGCGCAGGCCGCCCAGGCCTCCGACGCGGCCGGCCAGGGACAGATCAGCGACGACGGCCGCACCGCCTACGCCACGGTCACCTTCGACCGGCAGGCCGACGACATTCCGCACGAGCAGGCCCGCGCCCTCGTCGACACCGCGCGCGCCGCCTCCGGCGACGGCGTCCAGGTCGAGGTCGGCGGCAGCATCGCCGCGCTCACCGAGGGGGGCGGCGCGCACATCGCCGAGATCGTCGGCGTGGCCGTCGCCGCGCTCGTCCTCTTCGTCGCCTTCGGCTCCCTCGCCGCCAGCCTCCTGCCGATCGCCACCGCCCTCGTCAGCGTCGGCACCGCCTACTCCGGCATCGTGCTGCTCGGCCACCTCATGACCGTGGCCGACTTCGCCCCCATGCTGGGCATGCTCATCGGCCTCGGCGTCGGCATCGACTACGCGCTGTTCATCGTCACGCGGCACCGCAAGGGCCTCAAGCGCGGCCTCAGCGTCCCGGAGGCCGCCCAGAACGCCGTCGCCACCACCGGCCGGGCCGTCGTCTTCGCCGGCGCGACCGTCTGCATCGCCCTGCTCGGCATGCTCATCCTGCGGCTCAGCTTCCTCAACGGCGTCGCCATAGCCGCGTCCCTCACCGTCATCCTCACCGTCGCCGCGTCCGTGACGCTGCTGCCCGCGCTGCTGTCCCTCATCGGCATGCGGGCCCTGTCCCGCCGCGAGCGCCGCCGCCTCGTCGAGCACGGCCCGCAGCCCGAGCTGCCGACGGGCCTGGCCGCCCGCTGGTCCGCGTTCGTCGAGCGCCACCCCAAGAAGCTCGGCGCCGTCGCCGCCGTCGTGATGCTGGTCCTCGCCCTGCCGACGCTCTCCCTGCGCCTGGGCACCTCCGACCAGGGCAACAACCCGGCCTCCTCCACCACCCGCCAGGCCTACGACCTGCTCGCCGACGGCTTCGGCCCCGGCGTCAACGGCCCGCTGACCCTCGTCGCGGAGCTGGAGGGCCCGAACGACCGGCTCGCCATGAACGAGCTGCCCGCCCAGCTGCGCGCCACCGCGGGCGTCGAGTCCGTCGGCCCGCTCACCTACAGCGGCAACGGCCAGACCGCCGTCGTCACCGTCGTACCGGACTCCGCGCCGCAGTCCCAGCAGACCAGCGACCTCGTGGACCGGCTGCGCGCCGACGTCCTGCCCACCGCCGAGCACGGCACCTCCCTGGACGTGCACGTCGGCGGCGTGACCGCCGCGTACGACGACTTCGCGCAGGTCATCATCGGCAAGCTGCCGCTCTTCGTGGGCGTCGTCATCGCCCTGGGCTGTCTGCTGCTCCTGCTCGCCTTCCGGTCCCTCGGCATCCCCCTCAAGGCCGCCGCCATGAACGTCGCGGCCGTCGCGTCCGCGTTCGGGATCGTCGTCGCGATCTTCCAGTGGGGCTGGGGGACCGAGCTCCTGGGCCTCGGCCGCGCCGGGCCGATCGAACCGTTCCTCCCGGTCATCGCCGTGTCGGTGCTCTTCGGGCTCTCCATGGACTACCAGGTGTTCCTGGTGAGCCGGATGTACGAGGAGTGGCTGGAGACCGGCGACAACCGGCGGGCCGTCCGCGTCGGCCTCGCCGAGACCAGCCGGGTGATCAACTCCGCCGCCGTCATCATGATCGCCGTATTCCTGGCGTTCGTGCTCTCCGGCGACCGGGTCATCGCGATGTTCGGCATCGGACTGGCCGCGGCCGTCGCACTCGACGCGTTCGTCCTGCGCACCCTGCTCGTCCCCGCCCTGATGCACATGCTCGGCGGCGCCAACTGGTGGCTGCCCCGCTCCCTCGACCGGATCCTGCCGCGCATCAGCATCGAACCCCCCGAGTGCCGCGAACCGGCCCGTGCGAAGATCCCCCGGGAGCGCGCGAGCGGCGACGGGGAGCTCGTGCCGTGA